The sequence AGGAAATCCTGGCCCTGACCGCCCAACAAACAGCCGCCCGGTTTGGACTGCCCGATGTCGGCAGCGAGGTTGTCGGGCTTTATCGCACCGCTTATCTGGAGCAGGGCTATATGTATGATGACACGGTGGAAACTCTCAAGAGACTTAAGGCGGACGGTATTAAAATCATTTTGATCAGTGACGCCGATGATGATGTCCTGGTGACACAGCTTAAGAATTTCGGCATCTGGGACTATTTCGATCATACCATTATATCGAGCATCACGCGGGCCTACAAGCCGTCGGAAAAAGTCGTCGCCAAAGCACGGGAATATTGCGACGAACCACGATCCGGCGTCCTCTTTGTCGGTGATACCATCGTGGATATAAAAACCGCGCAGAAGATGAGTGTCACATCGGTTCTTATAAACCGCGAAAATAATTTCAAGCTTGACGCTGATTACAAAATCACCGGATTAAATCAGCTCTTTGATATAATTCCGGCATTGAATGAAAAACAAAAGGAGTAATATGAAGCTGACATTGAGGCTATGCGCCATACTGTTGTTAATCCTTCCGGCGGCTCTTTTGGCGGCCGATGACGGCCTGCAGTTTCCGGTGCAGGAATTCAAGCTCGACAATGGTATGACTTTTCTCGTCGTAGAACGGCACACCGCCCCCGTTTTTTCAGGCTATATCTGTGTCGGGGTCGGGTCGGCCTATGAGAAAATCGGCAATATCGGTTCCGCCCATCTTCTTGAGCATATGATGTTCAAGGGTTCGCAGGAAGTCGGGACCACCGACTACCCGGCGGAAAAAGATCTCATGGCCAAGGAAGATTCTGTATGGGCCGCGATCGACGATGCCATGAAACTAACCCGGTACATCCGGCTGAATGAACCCGAAAAACTTGAGCAGCATCTCAAGTATATCGAAGATCTCAGGATTATTCTTGATTCCCTTGCCCAGGCCAGCTCCCAGTACGTCATCCAGAATGAATATGACGAAATCTACAGCCGCAACGGCTCCGCCCAATCCAACGCCACCACCGGATATGATTTTACTTACTACTATCTCTCGCTCCCCGCCAACCGGCTGGAACTCTGGTTCAATATGGAAGCAGGGCGGCTTCTTCATCCCGCCTTTCGCGAGTTTTTCCCGGAGCGCGATGTTGTCAGCGAGGAGCGCCGGCAATCGGTCGAAAACTCACCTGATGCCAAGCTTTTCGAGCAATTGATCGGAACCGCCTTCATTGCGCATCCATATCAGATATTCTGGGAATGGCAGTCGGAGGTTCATGAACTCACCCGGACCGATTTGCAGCAGTTTTTCGATACTTATTATATTCCCCAGCGCATTACGGTTGCAATAGTGGGCGATGTCAACCTGGATGAAGTCAAAAAGTTTGCCGAGGAGTATTTCGGACCGATGCCCCGCGGCCGCGACCCCGAACCGATTTACACCGTCGAACCGCCGCAGCCGGGCGAACGCAGGCTCGAGGTCGAATTCGATGCCAACCCGGCGGTGTCGATTGCTTATCACAAAACCGCTTTTGATGATCCGGAAGAACCGACCTTCAGCGTTATCCAGAGACTGCTTGGTGAGGGCCGCACCTCACGACTCTACAAATCCCTCGTACTCGACCAGCAGCTCTGTGTCGATGTCGGCATTTACACCTTCCCCGGAAACTACCTGGGCGATCTGCACCCCAATATAATCTATATTGATGCCTACCCTAAAGAAGGTGTTTCCACAGATACCGTCGAAAACGCCGTCTATGCCGAACTCCAAAAATTGGCCACGGTGCCGGTTGACACCAGTG is a genomic window of candidate division Zixibacteria bacterium HGW-Zixibacteria-1 containing:
- a CDS encoding insulinase family protein, which translates into the protein MKNKRSNMKLTLRLCAILLLILPAALLAADDGLQFPVQEFKLDNGMTFLVVERHTAPVFSGYICVGVGSAYEKIGNIGSAHLLEHMMFKGSQEVGTTDYPAEKDLMAKEDSVWAAIDDAMKLTRYIRLNEPEKLEQHLKYIEDLRIILDSLAQASSQYVIQNEYDEIYSRNGSAQSNATTGYDFTYYYLSLPANRLELWFNMEAGRLLHPAFREFFPERDVVSEERRQSVENSPDAKLFEQLIGTAFIAHPYQIFWEWQSEVHELTRTDLQQFFDTYYIPQRITVAIVGDVNLDEVKKFAEEYFGPMPRGRDPEPIYTVEPPQPGERRLEVEFDANPAVSIAYHKTAFDDPEEPTFSVIQRLLGEGRTSRLYKSLVLDQQLCVDVGIYTFPGNYLGDLHPNIIYIDAYPKEGVSTDTVENAVYAELQKLATVPVDTSELAKVKNNIDADFVWSAYTNMGLAMFLAQAQNLAHDWHYLSKMRERLKAVTPEDIMAVAAKYFTKENRTVATLVPTKKGGDQ